AGGTTTATGGAAGAATGTATTTTGGAAAGAACTTTGATCGgttagttaaaattaaaaccaaGGTTGATCCTGGGAACTTCTTTAGGAATGAACAGAGTATACCTACCTTGCCACGCAAGTCATAAGAGATATTTGTTTAtcttttgatataaaatttgaatttttcacTTTAATAATGTAATGCTGTGGTGAAGTGTTATAGAATGCATTGGTTTTGGACTATTGTATTGTTTCTCTTTTCACCAAACTTTCAATAAAGTATGTGCCTAGATTGAGAGAGAAGTAATATGTCAAAATTGCTGGTGATGCAAACCAAATCTGAAAACCGGTAGATTGTTGATATTTAGTGTTTGGTTTGGAGTAGTAAATGGTGTTTTTGGACAGTGTTAGCGAATGGACTGTGGTGCATGAGCCGGATACGGGGATGTTAAGAGTAAGACCTGTTCAACAGCCTATTCAACCATTTCCTGTTGTATAGGATCATGATCGCAATCGCACCTCCACAAGTCTCTTTGTTCCAACGTCGATGACTTTCAACAATACATCGATATAACGGCTACAACATCGCCGCCAACAATTGAGGAACGACGAAGTCAccatattttatctaaaattctTCTAGTGGCAAGGCTAGGATTGTCAAATAATGTTAATGAATCTATATCCAATTCAATCCAAATCACAGAAattaatagataaaaaaattaggtACAAACtgattaatgaataaaaaaaactaatagatttaggaaactggattaaaatagtttatattaaaatggACAATTAATTATCCATAACCAAACCAATAAAAACTTATAACCAACATAAactcaaaacaaatatatacaaacaaaGGATTACTAAACCAAAGTTATATAGTACTAAGTTCTATTTatcttttcatatatataaatcaattttaataaaCCATATCTaacttaatttttcttatatataaaattatatttggttGTTTTCATAAACCAAGTCTAATCATGATTTATtgtcaaaactgtaaaattaagtttttcaccaaaattgtaaaatcaattttttcacCAAAACCATGAAAACtcttttgtcaattttttttccgCACTGCCAAAATCATGAAATCATACTTTCCTCTTAAAATAGCAAAAGTACATATTCCCACTAAAACCACAAATCATATTTTTCTATGATTACTGTAAAATTGTGTTCAATTTCTACTAAAACCGTAAAATAACTGTAAAATCATAATTTCTTGCTAACTAactgtaaaaaaataattctttatttaaatattaaatatatgataaaataatggtattatgtattttaaaataaacaaaaacgtATTATGACATAACTCAACAGTGAAATCAATTAACAGAAACATAAGGCCACACATTCAATTTGCTTGAAGTCTCTTAATTATTAGGGATGGCGCTGGACGGGTACCTGACCGGGGGACGGCCAAACTATGGTCGGAGCCACGGTAGTTGAACCGGTGGTTTTGCTGTCGACTAACTAACCAGCAAGGAATAGAAAAGATATAGTAACAGTTTGAATGTCTCCATCGTGTCATTGGCAGACCTTGACCCCTATAGCTATACAACTCTGAGGAATCGatgatggatttttttttttcgaattgTTAACCAATGGTATCTTTTCATGAGATGAACATAGAGCATCAGTCCATTGAGAAGTTATATGAAGTTGTGAGAGTATTAAGAGATTCGAAATATAGTGCCGGAAACAAAGCACATCATGAAGTAATATTCACTAGATTTAGATTTGTTATCATCAAAATTCATGTACTTATTATGATAGCGCGCGAACTctctttttcaattatataatttttaaaaacaaccCAAATATTCATAAATGTGAGGACATGATAAGAAGAGAAGACATAGAAATCAACAATCCAATTGATTTCATTCTAAAAATCAACAATCCAATTGAAACCAAGATGATGGACTTTCCCTAACAAGAAGTCAACACATATCAGTTAACATAATAAGAAGAGAAGACAAAGAAAATATTGTAATTTGATAAGAcagtaaaacaaataaataactaataatttaGTCTAGTCTAAACCtaactaattaaaaaacaatatgattttaataaatttaacatattttttaaaaaatcattaacagTAAGTCAAAAACAATTCATCAAACAAATATCTTCATTCTTTTTTCAAACAAATATGcaaaattttctctttaaacctgtttttttcttctccagTTTCCTGTGAAGTTCATAACCCAACCTTTGCTACAGAGTCACGGACACCAAGCCACCAACTAATGCTACGAAAATTgattaaacatataaaataaaattataaaatgtgcAGTGGATGAGAATCAAAACAATTATAGaatgatataaataatataagtaGATACTTTAACATTTTCTTCCCCTAAAATCAGATATTAtaccaaataaaaaattatcgaTAATGGagttaaaataaacaattactAGAAAAACTGAAAAAGTTACGGACATCCTCTGTCTCGCTGTTATAAAAGTACATAACAATACATAGAAGAAGAACAAAGCAAACGAATCATTTCAACAATGATTAAAACACAAACCTTTGTCTctgttcttctctctctcttcttcttcgtctctcTCCCTATCTCCTCGCTCGCCGCACCTCCCTCCTCGGCATCTGTCTACGAATCCTTCGTTCAATGTTTCTCCGACAAGACTAAATCCACACAAGCCCAAGTCGCCAAAAATGTCTTCTCTCAGACAAACCCTTCTTACTCCTCAGTCCTCCGAGCTTACATCCGAAACGCGAGGTTCAACACTTCCTCCACTCCCAAACCAACAATCATCGTCACTCCTCGCTCCTACAGCCACGTCAGCGCCGCCGTCCTCTGCTCGAAGCCCTTAAACTTCGTCTTCAAGATCCGAAGCGGCGGGCACGACTACGACGGTCTCTCCTACGTCTCCGACAAACCGTTTTTCATCCTCGACATGTCGAACCTCCGTGACGTAACCGTCAACATCGCTGATCAGACGGCGTGGATCTCCGCCGGAGCGACACTCGGCGAGGTTTACTACGGGATTTGGCGGAAAAGCAATGTCCACGGGTTCCCCGCCGGAGTTTGTCCGACGGTCGGCGTCGGCGGTCACTTGAGCGGCGGTGGGTACGGTAACATGGTGAGGAAGTTCGGTTTGTCGGTGGACTACGTGGAGGACGCGAACATCGTCGACGTGAACGGTCGTGTTTTGGACAGGAAAGCGATGGGAGAGGATCTTTTCTGGGCGATCTCCGGGGGAGGAGGAGCTAGCTTCGGCGTCGTTTTGGGTTACAAGGTCAAGCTCGTTCCGGTACCAGCAATCGTGACGGTGTTCAGAGTGGAGCAGTATATGGACTCCGGAGCGGTGGACATGGTTCACAAGTGGCAGTCCGTCGGTCCGAAAACCGACAGGAACCTCTTCATGAGGATGCTGATTCAGCCAGTTACGAGGAAGAAGGTGAAGACGGTGAGAGCTTCGGTGGTTGCTCTGTTCTTAGGCAGAGCGGACGACGTCGTTTCGCTTCTAGCTAAGGACTTCCCAGAGCTGGGACTGAAGAAGGAGGCTTGCGAGGAGATGACGTGGATGCAGTCTGCTCTGTGGTGGGATAATAACGAGAACGCTACCAAGACTGATCCCAAAGTGTTTCTCGATAGGGATCTTGATTCCGCTAGCTTCGGGAAGAGGAAGTCCGATTACGTTGCGACGGAGATTCCTAGAGATGGGATCGAGTCGCTGTTCAAGAAGATGATCGAGTTAGGAAAGATCGGATTGGTTTTCAATCCTTACGGTGGGAGAATGGCGGAGGTGGCGGAGGACGCGACGCCGTTCCCGCACCGGAAGAAGCTGTTCAAGATTCAGTACTCTGTGAACTGGAAAGAGTCGTCTGCGGAGATAGAGAAGGGTTACTTGAACCAGGCCAAGGTGCTTTACAGTTTTATGACCGGGTTTGTGAGCAAGAACCCTAGGAATGCTTACTTGAACTACAGAGATGTTGACATCGGTGTGAACGATCACGGGGTGAATAGTTACAAGGAAGGGGAGGTGTATGGGAGGAAGTATTTTGGTATGAATTTTGATCGATTAGTTAAGATTAAGACCGCTGTTGATCCTGGGAACTTCTTCAGGAATGAACAGAGTATACCTACCTTGCCAAGAAAGGCATAAGTTTAAAAAGACTaaccttttgtttttattataaaaattggAAAGGTTTGGTTTTGTACTACGAAACCAATAATGTTTGGTGAAGgagaatatattaatatatgatttggAATATTGAATACCTTGAACTCTATAACAAGATTCTTTTCATTAGGTTAAAAGCTTAAAAGGGGTTGGTATTGATGACAAACACAAAAGTTCAAAACCGTTGGTATTgatgacaaaaacaaaagttcaaaaccGTTGATTGTTGAATATAGCTAACCTGATTTTGAAATTCATTGCGAAAGTTACGGAAATTTGGGTTGTTAATCAGTTTATGATTCTCGTGACCAAATTGGTGAATAATAGTGTTGACTTGACTGACTTAGACCAAATTTGGTTGCAATTGTTatacttaaaaaataattaatgatgcaaaaaaaagtaatgatGCAAACTTTGACAATTTGGAAATCAATGGCTTAATATTGTGTAATTGGCATGTAATTGTGTAATTGGCATTTTTATAGTTCATCATCAATTGTACATatatcagtttttttcttttaaaatttacattagTCAGCTTCAAGAATACTTACTCTAATGTTTGGTAACCAACTGAATTTTTCATTTCaactttaaaaatagaaaaactaaaaaggtATAATGAATACAAATAAAATCTGATAATAAAGAATTGTACGTCGACagtgttaagctagatgggcttcacacttaaaatcaattggtgattagtggagtggctcatctatcttatatattactaaagatcccttccaatacccgatgtgggacaactatgtgtctaataggccccctcgagatgatggctctctgatcgtcaatctcggaatgttcGGGCAAGGATCGATGGCCGACTTTGGGCtagatcgatgtggatcgggttggactgtatggatcgggct
This Raphanus sativus cultivar WK10039 unplaced genomic scaffold, ASM80110v3 Scaffold3165, whole genome shotgun sequence DNA region includes the following protein-coding sequences:
- the LOC130506378 gene encoding berberine bridge enzyme-like 21, which gives rise to MIKTQTFVSVLLSLFFFVSLPISSLAAPPSSASVYESFVQCFSDKTKSTQAQVAKNVFSQTNPSYSSVLRAYIRNARFNTSSTPKPTIIVTPRSYSHVSAAVLCSKPLNFVFKIRSGGHDYDGLSYVSDKPFFILDMSNLRDVTVNIADQTAWISAGATLGEVYYGIWRKSNVHGFPAGVCPTVGVGGHLSGGGYGNMVRKFGLSVDYVEDANIVDVNGRVLDRKAMGEDLFWAISGGGGASFGVVLGYKVKLVPVPAIVTVFRVEQYMDSGAVDMVHKWQSVGPKTDRNLFMRMLIQPVTRKKVKTVRASVVALFLGRADDVVSLLAKDFPELGLKKEACEEMTWMQSALWWDNNENATKTDPKVFLDRDLDSASFGKRKSDYVATEIPRDGIESLFKKMIELGKIGLVFNPYGGRMAEVAEDATPFPHRKKLFKIQYSVNWKESSAEIEKGYLNQAKVLYSFMTGFVSKNPRNAYLNYRDVDIGVNDHGVNSYKEGEVYGRKYFGMNFDRLVKIKTAVDPGNFFRNEQSIPTLPRKA